A region from the Medicago truncatula cultivar Jemalong A17 chromosome 6, MtrunA17r5.0-ANR, whole genome shotgun sequence genome encodes:
- the LOC120575947 gene encoding zinc finger protein SHOOT GRAVITROPISM 5 codes for MLANSLSPSSLPSSEPFSCNENGTSSTNKRKRRPAGTPDPDAEVVSLSPKTLLESDRYVCEICNQGFQRDQNLQMHRRRHKVPWKLLKRETPVVRKRVFVCPEPTCLHHDPCHALGDLVGIKKHFRRKHSNHKQWVCERCSKGYAVQSDYKAHLKTCGTRGHSCDCGRVFSRVESFIEHQDACNMGRIHNSEAQPLQTPTACLSRTASSPSPSSETNFNTCPWQTRLQAIPKTTKESTIFMNPVTPISTITPSSQTFSKNNKLLLHPNLELQLSTTNNTNMSLTTDTPSIRSVGTVEAIQKVNRSTQLHLSIGSSEMSHEKNESNNIRNSNSSPKESSNSNEKVQSTTTNNMGLLRVQEQAKEQLRVAMAEKAYAEEARKQAKKQIEMAEQEFNNAKRIRQQAQSELDKAYGLKQHAIKQINSTMLQITCQTCKQQFQHEDNSLVLSYVSSAITTEGGEVENVDGKGKTTN; via the exons ATGTTAGCTAATAGCTTATCTCCATCTTCACTTCCATCTTCTGAGCCTTTTTCTTGCAATGAAAATGGCACTTCTTCCActaataaaaggaaaagaagacCCGCCGGAACACCAG ATCCAGATGCAGAAGTGGTGTCTCTCTCACCAAAAACATTGTTGGAATCAGATCGTTATGTATGTGAGATCTGCAACCAAGGATTCCAAAGGGACCAAAATTTACAGATGCATAGAAGAAGACATAAGGTACCATGGAAGCTATTGAAGAGAGAAACACCAGTTGTTAGAAAAAGAGTTTTTGTTTGTCCTGAACCAACTTGTTTGCACCATGATCCTTGTCATGCTTTAGGTGATCTTGTTGGTATCAAAAAACATTTTAGAAGAAAACATAGTAATCATAAACAATGGGTTTGTGAAAGATGTTCCAAAGGTTATGCAGTGCAATCTGATTATAAAGCTCATCTCAAAACTTGTGGTACTAGAGGTCATTCATGTGATTGTGGTCGTGTTTTCTCAAG ggttGAGAGTTTTATTGAGCATCAAGATGCTTGTAACATGGGAAGGATCCATAATTCAGAAGCTCAACCACTACAAACACCAACTGCATGCTTATCAAGAACAGCTTCAAGTCCAAGTCCATCAAGTGaaacaaatttcaatacatGTCCATGGCAAACAAGGCTTCAAGcaattccaaaaacaacaaaagaatcaACAATATTCATGAACCCTGTTACTCCTATTTCTACTATTACACCTTCTTCTCAAACTTTCTCCAAGAACAATAAACTTCTACTCCATCCAAACTTGGAACTTCAACTCTCCACTACAAACAACACCAACATGTCTCTAACAACAGACACGCCTTCGATCAGAAGTGTTGGTACTGTAGAGGCTATTCAGAAGGTTAACCGGTCAACTCAGTTGCATCTCTCAATAGGGTCCTCGGAAATGAGTCATGagaaaaatgaatcaaacaataTTAGAAACTCAAACTCATCACCAAAGGAGAGTAGCAATAGCAATGAGAAAgttcaatcaacaacaacaaacaacatgGGTTTGTTGAGGGTTCAAGAACAAGCAAAGGAACAATTAAGGGTAGCTATGGCTGAAAAAGCTTATGCTGAAGAAGCAAGGAAACAAGCAAAGAAACAAATTGAAATGGCTGAACAAGAGTTCAACAATGCAAAGAGAATTAGACAACAAGCACAAAGTGAACTTGATAAAGCTTATGGATTGAAACAACATGCAATAAAGCAAATCAATTCAACTATGCTTCAAATCACTTGTCAAACTTGCaaacaacaatttcaacatGAAGATAACTCTTTGGTGTTGAGCTATGTTTCTTCTGCCATAACTACTGAAGGTGGTGAAGTagaaaatgttgatggaaaaggCAAAACAACTAATTAG